The following nucleotide sequence is from Mucilaginibacter sp. cycad4.
GACTTCATCCGTCGTAAAAATTCAGTTAACTTCTATCTTAAAGCAGGCGGTGGTTTAGCTTTGTATGATCCAAAACTTGGTACTAATGGAGATCACTTCAAAAATCCTGGTACTGATGGCAGCCACTACGTTAAAGAGTTTGTTGTACCTGTTGGTGCTGGTGTTAAATTCCGTTTAAGTGATGCGGTAGCCCTGGATTTAGGTTATACCCAAACTTATGTTGACGCGGATAATTTTGATGGTCGTAACTATGTATATCCAACTAAAGACCACTACTCATACGCTTACGCTGGTTTAGCCTTCACTTTAGGTTCAAAATCAAAACCAGTATTAGAGTGGGTTAACCCGGTTGCTATGATGTATGACGAACTGTATGACGCAGCTTTACGTCAGGAAGTAGAAGCTTTAAAAGGCCGTGTTGCTAACGTTGAAACTGCAGTTAACGACCTGAAAAAAGATTCTGACGGTGACGGTGTTGCTGATCAGTTTGACAAATGCCCAGGTACTGCTGCTGGCAGCGTAGTTGATGGTTCTGGTTGCGTTATCGTATTCCCTAAACCTGATTCAACTGTTGCTCCGGTTGCTACTGCTTACTCAAACATCCAGTTTGAATTTGACAGCTCAGTATTACGTACTTCATCTTACCCAGTATTAGATGCTACTTCAGCTGATTTACGTTCATCTGGTTCAGCTGTTGAAGTTGATGGTTTCGCTTCATCTGAAGGTACTGCTGCCCACAACTTATCATTATCTAAAGACCGTGCTAACTCAGTAAAAACTTACTTGGTTAACTCAGGTGTTGATGCTAAGAAAGTTAAAGTAAAAGGTTACGGTGAAACTAACCCAATTGCCGACAACTCAACTGAAGAAGGCCGCGTACTTAACCGTCGTGTTCAATTCAAAAAGAAATAATATCTGATTAAATATTATTTGCGAAGGCTCCGGATAACCCGGAGCCTTCTTTGTTTTATAGGTTTATAGAGTTTAATAGCCATCCTTATATAATAGCTATGGGTTTACAGAGGCAAAATTTTATGTAAGTTTGTGTAATGTATTTCTTCAGGAAAAAAGACCCAAACAGGCCCGATAATTTTAATTTGAGGGTAATGCATTTTATTAATGCATTGGCCATTATCATGTTTCTGGCCGGGATTATCTGGAAACTGGTACAAGTGTTTATACTAAAAAAATGAAAACAATCATCAATACCAACAATGCACCTGCCCCTATAGGGCCATATAGCCAGGCTACTTTAGCCGGTGGTTTTTTATTTGTTTCGGGCCAGATTCCTATCGACCCGCTAAGCGGCGAGATCATTAGCAGCGATATCAAAGCTGAAACTACACAGGTAATGGAAAATATTAAAGCCATTTTAACGGAGGCAGGTTTAGCGTTTGACAACATTGTTAAAACAAGCATCTTTTTAACCGACCTGCAAAACTTTGCGCAGGTTAACGAGGTTTACGGCACTTATTTTACTGCCGATTTTCCGGCCCGCGAAACCATCCAGGTATCCGCTTTACCAAAAGGCGTAAATGTTGAGATCTCGGTTATTGCAGTTAAGTAATACTTTTGATTTCGGGATTCGATTTCGGATTTTTTTCTGAACCGGGATTTATAGGATTTAAGGATTTATTGGATTTTTTCGGCATTCTGTCAATTTTTAAATTCTGTAAGTTCTGATTCGGACAAATGCGTTAGGGATAGGAGCGGATATCGTCCGCCGGCTGGCGGACAAGGCTTGCAGGCGTATGAGCGGATAGCCCTGCCGCAGGCAACGCCCTGGTTCGGTTAGCAGTTGCGGGTGGGCAGTTCGCAGTTGCCTGATGTAGATTTTTTATCTGACCCTGATTTTTTTGGATTAAAGAATCAGAAAAACGGTAAGCAAATTCATAAATTTCAGTAATTCGTTTAATTCGGTTCCGACAAAATCCTGTTAATTCCTAAATTCAGTAATTTCAGATTCAGACAATATCTTAATCAATGGATCCTTTTCAAACGCCGCTTGTATATTTAAAAGGTGTAGGCCAGTCAAGGGCCGAAGTTTTGAAAAAGGAGCTCGAGCTGCATACTTTTGAGCATCTGCTGCGCCATTTCCCGTTTAGGTATATTGACCGCACCCGCTTTTACAAGGTAAGAGAAATACGGGAAGAGCTGCCTTATGTACAGGTGCTTGCCCGGGTTATCAACAAAGAAATTGTCGGTGAAAAACAATCCCGCCGCCTGGTGGTAAAGGCTAAAGACGACACAGGGATTATTGAACTGGTGTGGTTTAAGGGGGTTAACTGGATAGAGAAGACCATAATACCAGGTAAGGTTTACATACTGTTTGGCAAGCCCGGCTTCTTTAATATGTTGCCCCAGATGGCGCATCCCGAAATGGAATTATACATGCCGGGCGCTCAAAAGCAGGGTAACCTATCCTTGCAGCCTGTTTACAACTCGACAGAAAAGCTTAAGCAGTTTTCACTGGACAGCAAAGGGATCCAAAAGCTTACCGCAGTATTGCTCGATCTGCATGCGAAGGACATTCGCGAAAACCTGCCTTTATATATTATAAACCAGTTTAAACTCCTTAACCGGGCCGAGGCTTACCGTAATATTCACTTCCCGGGGGATACTACTTTACTTAATGAAGCATTGCTCCGTTTAAAGTTTGAGGAGTTGTTCCTTCTTCAACTTAAATTACTTAAAAATAAGTTGCTTCATACACAAAAGTTTAAAGGGAATGTGTTTGATAAAGTAGGACATTATTTTAATGAATTTTATCATAACAAACTACCTTTTACTTTAACCGATCCGCAGAAGCGGGTGCTGAAGGAGATTAGGCAAGATACCCAGCGGGGCATACAAATGAACCGTCTGCTACAGGGTGATGTGGGCAGCGGTAAAACCGTAGTAGCGCTGATGAGTATGCTGATAGCTATTGATAACGGTTTTCAAACCTGTATCATGGCGCCTACTGAGATCCTGGCCAACCAGCATTATCAAACTATTAAAAGCCTGGTAGGCGATGATTTTATTGAAGTAGCCTTATTAACCGGTTCAACCAGGCAAAAAGATCGTAAGGTATTGCATCAAAAGCTTGAAGAAGGTACGCTTAAAATATTAGTTGGTACCCATGCCCTTATTGAAGATAAAGTACAGTTTAAAAACCTGGGTTTTGTGGTAATTGACGAGCAGCACCGCTTTGGGGTTGAGCAGCGGGCCAAACTTTGGCGAAAAAATGCTGTTCCGCCGCATATATTGGTGATGACGGCTACACCTATCCCCCGTACGCTTGCTATGACATTATATGGCGACCTGGATGTGTCAGTGATTGACCAGCTGCCGGCCGGCCGTAAACCTATTCAAACTGTTCATTTTTTTGAGAACCAGCGTTTACGGATGTTTGGTTTTATGAAACGGGAGATAGCATTAGGCAGGCAGATCTACGTAGTATATCCGCTGATCCAGGAAAGTGAAAAGCTCGACCTTAAAAATCTGCAGGACGGTATCGAAGCCATGTCGCGCGAGTTTCCGCTGCCTGATTACCGGCTTAGTATCGTTCACGGTAAAATGAAGCCGGCCGAAAAAGATTTTGAAATGCAGCGTTTTATTAAAGGTGAAACGCAGATTATGGTGGCTACTACCGTAATAGAAGTGGGGGTGAATGTACCCAACGCCTCTGTTATGATCATTGAAAATGCCGAGCGTTTTGGCCTGTCGCAATTGCACCAGCTAAGGGGTAGGGTTGGGCGCGGGGCTGAACAGTCCTATTGTATTTTGATGAGCAGCCACAAATTAAGCCACGATGGCAAGATCAGGTTGGATACCATGGTAAAAACCAATAACGGCTTTGAAATTTCGGAGATAGACCTGCAGCTGCGGGGACCGGGCAATATTGAAGGTACCCAGCAAAGCGGCATAGTTGATCTGAAACTGGCCAACCTGGCCACCGATCAGGAACTGCTTTTTAAAGTACGCAAATGCGTTGAAACTATATTTGAAAAAGACCCTCAACTGGCCCATCCCGAAAACCAGGTACTGCATCATGCTTTTGAAACTAAAAGCGCGGGGTTGAGTTGGGATAAGATATCGTAGGAGAAGCACTCGCAAAAAAGGCGTCATGGTTTCGTCTTATAATGACGTTTTTTAGCTATGCAGTTTGGTTACGTTGTTTTTAGAACAGGATCACAGCTAATTTCTTCAATTATACGCCCGCTCCCCTTTCTCTTTTACCACTCAAATAGTACATTTGTTAAAACTGATCTTGCTATTTATATGAAGAAATTTACCCTCCTATTTTCTGCCGCGTTGCTGTGCACACAAGTTAAAGCACAGGACTCATTAACTATCCGCAAAATGTACGACGAAGCATTGGTAAACGGCCAGTGTTATGAAAACCTCCACTACCTGTGTAAAAATATAGGCCAGCGCCTTAGTGGCTCCGCCAATGCTCAAAAGGCTGTCGACTGGAGCAAAAAGCTAATGGATGGCTATGGTTTCGACAAAGTTTACCTGCAGGAAGTGATGGTGCCGCATTGGGTACGCGGAGCAAAAGAGGAGGCTGCTATTATTGATGGCAAAACCCACATTCCCGTACCAATTGTTGCCTTAGGTATGTCGATAGCAACACCTAAAGCTGGTATTACTGCCAACGTTATAGAAGTTAAAAGTATTAAGGAGCTTGAAGGCCTTGGCGAGAGTGTGGTGAAAGGAAAGATCGTTTTTTTTAACCGCGCATTCGATCCGCGTTTTATTGAAACAGGTATGGCTTACGGTACCGCCGGCGATCAGCGTTTTATGGGCCCGGCTGTAGCCGCGAAACTTGGTGCAGCCGGTGTAATAGTACGTTCGCTTACTGAAATCATTGATGATTACCCGCATACAGGCGCTACGCTTGCTGCCCCGGGCAGTAAAATGATCCCGGCTGCGGCTATATCAACCAAAGCGGCCAATAAGCTGAGCGCCATGCTTAAAATGAGGAAATTCCCGGCGGCTAAGTTTTACTTTAAACAAAACTGTGAGTTATTGCCCGATGTGAAATCGTACAACGTTATAGGCGAGATCACCGGTTCTGAAAACCCTAATAAATTTATTACTGTTGGTGGACACCTTGACTCGTGGGATTTGGCCGAAGGTGCTCATGATGATGGTACCGGTGTAATGCAGTCGGTTGAAGTACTGCGTATTTTTAAGGCAGTTGGCTATAAACCTAAAAATTCGGTACGTGCTGTGTTTTTCATGAACGAGGAGAATGGTCATAAAGGTGGCACCAAATATGCCGAGTTAGCCGCCCAAAACAAAGAACAGCACATTGCGGCTATTGAAACCGACGAAGGCGGCTTTACCCCCCGCGGTTTCAGCTTTGCGGATGTATCAAAAGATTTTATCAAAAAAGTGAATGATAATTTCAAATCAATCCTGGAGCCGTATGATGTTGACAAGTTAACCATCGGAGGAGCAGGTACCGATATTGAACCGATGAAAGAAACGGTACCCGGAGTAGTGCTTATTGGCTTCCGCCCGGATTCGCAAAGATATTTTGACCTGCACCATACCGCTAAAGATGTTTTTGAAAACGTGAACAAACGTGAGCTTGAGCTTGGTGCAGCCGGCATGGCAGCATTTATTTATCTGATTGATCAGCATGGGCTTTAATCGTGATTTTTAGGATTAAAGGATGACTATGATACTCAGTTACCGTCGAATCCAGACATACGAAGTTTTTAAAACTTCGTATGTCTTCGTCTCACGGCAATCTTCTAATCCTATTAATCAAGGTTCTTTTTTTACTACCTTTGCGGCACATCATAAAAAACTATACAAGTGACCGAAGAAGGCGATAGTAAACCTCAAAAAGTAGACTCCTTTGCAGCATTGCGTTATAAAGATTTCAGATCTTACATAGGCATGCGTTTTTGTTTCACCTTTGCATATTCCATGCAGGCCGTAGTTCTCGGCTTTTACATTTACAGCATCACTCACAGCAAAATAGCGCTTGGGTACATTGGCTTGTGCGAGGCTATCCCGGCAATAGGAATAGCGCTTTATGGTGGGTATATTGCAGATAAGTCGGAAAAGCGAAAAATGCTTTTGCTTATTTTTAGCGGTGTATTGCTTACCTCATTAGTGATGTTCACCGTTACGCTGAAAAGTATGAGCGGCATTATACACACGGGTTGGATAGTGCCCATTATGTATACTATGATATTTTGTAATGGTATAGCACGTGCTTTTTACGGCCCCGCTACTTTTACTATTTATGCTAATAGTATCCCTAAAGAGTTATATCCCAATGGCAGCACCTGGAGCAGCAGCAGCTGGCAGGTGGCATCTATTTTGGGTCCGGCGGCCGGTGGTTTGCTTTATGGTTATGCCGATAAGGTGATCCCGGGTTTAACGGGCATTACCGCTGTTTTTGGCTGTATCCTGTTTCTGTTGGTGGTATCATTGATGTTGGTTTTCATGCTCAGAAAATATCCTGCCCAATACGTCCCTAAAGAAAGTATCTGGAAAAGCCTTTCAGAAGGGATTCACTTTGTGTTTAGTAATAAGATGATGATTGGCGCCATGAGCCTTGATCTGTTTTCGGTGTTTTTTGGAGGCGCAGTCGCTTTGCTGCCGGTTTTTGCCAATGAGATATTGAAAGTAGGCGCCGAAGGCTTGGGTGTTATGCGGGCGATGTCGTCATTGGGGGCGGTATTAACTATGTTGGTGATGACCCGTTTTTCGCCAATGGGAAAACCCTGGCGTAACCTGCTTATTGCGGTAACCGGTTTTGGTTTGTCAATCATATGCTTCGGCCTGTCGACTAATTTTTATCTCTCGCTGCTATTTATATTTACCGAAGGGGCTTTTGACAGTATCAGTGTGATCATCCGCGGTACACTGATGCAGCTTTTAACGCCCGATCATATGCGCGGCAGGGTATCGGCGGTTAACCAAATGTTTATCGGTTCATCAAATGAGATTGGTGCTTTTGAATCGGGCACGGCAGCACAACTGCTGGGCACTGTTCCATCGGTGTTATTTGGCGGTAGCATGACTATGATTATTGTAGGTATTACATACTTGAAAACTAAAAAGCTGATCCCACTATCGCTGCAGCAGATTCACGCTCCAGGTGAAGAAGGGATAAAGGAAGCGTAGATCCCTAACCGTCATGCTGAACTTGTTTCAGCATCCCATAAGCAAGGTCGGCGATTTGCTTAGCAAGGCGGTTTAACACGTGGGGTGCTGAAACAAGTTCAGCATGACGATATAGTGTTTTAATCTTCTTTATTTCCATGAAGTTTTTATGTAGATAATATTATTTTTAACTTATCTGCTTGTTTTGCTGCACTATAAATTCACATCTTTACACTGCCGGAAAACGGCACAATCAAACCAATAAATAAATCACTTAAAACAAATTCACCCTTACAAACAATGAAAAAGGTAATATTAGTAACAGGAGCATCTTCTGGTATTGGCCTGGCTTGTGCCAATGCGCTGCAGGCAGCAGGCCATACGGTTTACGGCTCATCGCGTAATCTCGACCGCATGAAATCCGTATCGTTTAAACCTGTTCAACTTGATGTTACCGACGATGCTTCGGTGAAGGCAGCTATCGATACCATTATTAAGGCAGAAGGCAAAATTGATGTATTGGTGAATAATGCCGGTAATGGGGTAACTGGTCCGGCGTATGCTATGCCAGTTGAAAGCGCAAAGCAACAGTTTGAGGTTAATTTTTTTGGTGTGATCCGTGTTAGCTCGGCAGTACTGCCTGGTATGATCGAAAAAGGCCAGGGCCTTATCGTAAACATCAGCTCATTGGCTGGCTTATTCGGGTTGCCATATCAAGGTATGTACAGCGCTTCAAAATATGCTATCGAAGGTTATTCACAAAGCTTAAGGATGGAACTGCGCAACACCGGTGTTAAGGTAACCCTGCTTAACCCAGGCGACTTTAAATCAGATTTTAGCCAAAACCGCGCAAAAGTCAAATTCCCAATCAAGAACGATAAACTGGAAACTGAATATAATGCAGCAGTTTCCGCTATGGAAAAGGATGAAAGCATCGCCCCAAGTCCTGAATCGTTAGCTAAGAAGTTGGTTTCGATAGTGGCTACATCAAGCCCTAAACATCGTTACCTGGTAGGGCAGGTTGGCCAAACCATTGTACCTACGCTGAAAGCGATTTTGCCGGGTGGTTTGTTCGAGAAATTGATGAATGACCATTATGGGATAAAGTAAGCTTTGGTATCATGCGTAAACAATAAAGTCACCCTGTTTTAAGTGGCTTTATTGTTTAAATATTTATTCAAACCATTCTCTGCCATTATCCAATCTGATAAGCATATCTGAAAAAGATGTGCCTATCTCTATAAAATATTCTTCTTCCAGACTCACTAAGTCGGAAAGAATTATGCGATGATTCCCGTTGC
It contains:
- a CDS encoding MFS transporter yields the protein MTEEGDSKPQKVDSFAALRYKDFRSYIGMRFCFTFAYSMQAVVLGFYIYSITHSKIALGYIGLCEAIPAIGIALYGGYIADKSEKRKMLLLIFSGVLLTSLVMFTVTLKSMSGIIHTGWIVPIMYTMIFCNGIARAFYGPATFTIYANSIPKELYPNGSTWSSSSWQVASILGPAAGGLLYGYADKVIPGLTGITAVFGCILFLLVVSLMLVFMLRKYPAQYVPKESIWKSLSEGIHFVFSNKMMIGAMSLDLFSVFFGGAVALLPVFANEILKVGAEGLGVMRAMSSLGAVLTMLVMTRFSPMGKPWRNLLIAVTGFGLSIICFGLSTNFYLSLLFIFTEGAFDSISVIIRGTLMQLLTPDHMRGRVSAVNQMFIGSSNEIGAFESGTAAQLLGTVPSVLFGGSMTMIIVGITYLKTKKLIPLSLQQIHAPGEEGIKEA
- a CDS encoding M20/M25/M40 family metallo-hydrolase, encoding MKKFTLLFSAALLCTQVKAQDSLTIRKMYDEALVNGQCYENLHYLCKNIGQRLSGSANAQKAVDWSKKLMDGYGFDKVYLQEVMVPHWVRGAKEEAAIIDGKTHIPVPIVALGMSIATPKAGITANVIEVKSIKELEGLGESVVKGKIVFFNRAFDPRFIETGMAYGTAGDQRFMGPAVAAKLGAAGVIVRSLTEIIDDYPHTGATLAAPGSKMIPAAAISTKAANKLSAMLKMRKFPAAKFYFKQNCELLPDVKSYNVIGEITGSENPNKFITVGGHLDSWDLAEGAHDDGTGVMQSVEVLRIFKAVGYKPKNSVRAVFFMNEENGHKGGTKYAELAAQNKEQHIAAIETDEGGFTPRGFSFADVSKDFIKKVNDNFKSILEPYDVDKLTIGGAGTDIEPMKETVPGVVLIGFRPDSQRYFDLHHTAKDVFENVNKRELELGAAGMAAFIYLIDQHGL
- the recG gene encoding ATP-dependent DNA helicase RecG — its product is MDPFQTPLVYLKGVGQSRAEVLKKELELHTFEHLLRHFPFRYIDRTRFYKVREIREELPYVQVLARVINKEIVGEKQSRRLVVKAKDDTGIIELVWFKGVNWIEKTIIPGKVYILFGKPGFFNMLPQMAHPEMELYMPGAQKQGNLSLQPVYNSTEKLKQFSLDSKGIQKLTAVLLDLHAKDIRENLPLYIINQFKLLNRAEAYRNIHFPGDTTLLNEALLRLKFEELFLLQLKLLKNKLLHTQKFKGNVFDKVGHYFNEFYHNKLPFTLTDPQKRVLKEIRQDTQRGIQMNRLLQGDVGSGKTVVALMSMLIAIDNGFQTCIMAPTEILANQHYQTIKSLVGDDFIEVALLTGSTRQKDRKVLHQKLEEGTLKILVGTHALIEDKVQFKNLGFVVIDEQHRFGVEQRAKLWRKNAVPPHILVMTATPIPRTLAMTLYGDLDVSVIDQLPAGRKPIQTVHFFENQRLRMFGFMKREIALGRQIYVVYPLIQESEKLDLKNLQDGIEAMSREFPLPDYRLSIVHGKMKPAEKDFEMQRFIKGETQIMVATTVIEVGVNVPNASVMIIENAERFGLSQLHQLRGRVGRGAEQSYCILMSSHKLSHDGKIRLDTMVKTNNGFEISEIDLQLRGPGNIEGTQQSGIVDLKLANLATDQELLFKVRKCVETIFEKDPQLAHPENQVLHHAFETKSAGLSWDKIS
- a CDS encoding DUF6728 family protein, which codes for MYFFRKKDPNRPDNFNLRVMHFINALAIIMFLAGIIWKLVQVFILKK
- a CDS encoding SDR family oxidoreductase, yielding MKKVILVTGASSGIGLACANALQAAGHTVYGSSRNLDRMKSVSFKPVQLDVTDDASVKAAIDTIIKAEGKIDVLVNNAGNGVTGPAYAMPVESAKQQFEVNFFGVIRVSSAVLPGMIEKGQGLIVNISSLAGLFGLPYQGMYSASKYAIEGYSQSLRMELRNTGVKVTLLNPGDFKSDFSQNRAKVKFPIKNDKLETEYNAAVSAMEKDESIAPSPESLAKKLVSIVATSSPKHRYLVGQVGQTIVPTLKAILPGGLFEKLMNDHYGIK
- a CDS encoding OmpA family protein; translated protein: MNYSTLKKTVALSFASLMVAGLANAQTDSTKTTATTTSSETSTAKVFGGLGQYRKFSIGINGGVTSEAIATAGRNNDFPNKKLALGYGIYLKEQLAHSFALQLDVTGGNVKGENPTATDAYSKYDTRFWQASLSAVVNVATIDFIRRKNSVNFYLKAGGGLALYDPKLGTNGDHFKNPGTDGSHYVKEFVVPVGAGVKFRLSDAVALDLGYTQTYVDADNFDGRNYVYPTKDHYSYAYAGLAFTLGSKSKPVLEWVNPVAMMYDELYDAALRQEVEALKGRVANVETAVNDLKKDSDGDGVADQFDKCPGTAAGSVVDGSGCVIVFPKPDSTVAPVATAYSNIQFEFDSSVLRTSSYPVLDATSADLRSSGSAVEVDGFASSEGTAAHNLSLSKDRANSVKTYLVNSGVDAKKVKVKGYGETNPIADNSTEEGRVLNRRVQFKKK
- a CDS encoding RidA family protein, with protein sequence MKTIINTNNAPAPIGPYSQATLAGGFLFVSGQIPIDPLSGEIISSDIKAETTQVMENIKAILTEAGLAFDNIVKTSIFLTDLQNFAQVNEVYGTYFTADFPARETIQVSALPKGVNVEISVIAVK